A single Lynx canadensis isolate LIC74 chromosome D2, mLynCan4.pri.v2, whole genome shotgun sequence DNA region contains:
- the FXYD4 gene encoding FXYD domain-containing ion transport regulator 4, protein MKRVTRALLLTLAGLPALEANDLVDKDSPFYYDWESLQLGGMIVGGLLCIAGILIALSGKCKCKYNKKHSPLPERATPLITPGSASTC, encoded by the exons ATGAAGAGGGTGACCCGGGCCCTTCTCCTCACATTGGCAG GCCTGCCTGCCTTGGAAGCCAATGATCTGGTCG ATAAAGACAGTCCCTTCTATTATG ACTGGGAAAGCCTGCAGCTGGGTGGGATGATTGTTGGAGGGCTCCTGTGCATCGCTGGAATCTTGATAGCCCTGA GTGGAAAATGCAAATGCAAGTACAATAAGAAGCACAG CCCCTTACCTGAGAGAGCCACTCCACTCATCACTCCAG GCTCTGCCAGTACCTGCTGA
- the HNRNPF gene encoding heterogeneous nuclear ribonucleoprotein F, with product MMLGPEGGEGFVVKLRGLPWSCSVEDVQNFLSDCTIHDGAAGVHFIYTREGRQSGEAFVELESEDDVKMALKKDRESMGHRYIEVFKSHRTEMDWVLKHSGPNSADTANDGFVRLRGLPFGCTKEEIVQFFSGLEIVPNGITLPVDPEGKITGEAFVQFASQELAEKALGKHKERIGHRYIEVFKSSQEEVRSYSDPPLKFMSVQRPGPYDRPGTARRYIGIVKQAGLERMRSGAYSAGYGGYEEYSGLSDGYGFTTDLFGRDLSYCLSGMYDHRYGDGEFTVQSTTGHCVHMRGLPYKATENDIYNFFSPLNPVRVHIEIGPDGRVTGEADVEFATHEEAVAAMSKDRANMQHRYIELFLNSTTGASNGAYSSQMMQGMGVSAQSTYSGLESQSVSGCYGAGYGGQNSMGGYD from the coding sequence ATGATGCTGGGCCCCGAGGGAGGTGAAGGCTTTGTGGTCAAGCTCCGTGGCCTGCCCTGGTCCTGCTCTGTTGAGGATGTGCAGAATTTCCTTTCTGACTGCACAATACATGATGGGGCTGCAGGCGTTCATTTCATCTACACTAGAGAAGGCAGGCAGAGTGGTGAGGCTTTTGTTGAACTTGAATCAGAAGATGATGTAAAAATGGCCCTTAAAAAAGACAGGGAAAGCATGGGACACCGGTACATTGAGGTGTTCAAGTCCCACAGAACCGAGATGGATTGGGTGTTGAAGCACAGTGGTCCAAACAGTGCCGACACCGCCAATGATGGCTTCGTGCGGCTTCGAGGACTCCCATTTGGATGCACCAAGGAAGAAATTGTTCAGTTCTTCTCAGGGTTGGAAATTGTGCCAAACGGGATCACATTGCCTGTGGACCCCGAGGGCAAGATTACAGGGGAAGCCTTTGTGCAGTTTGCCTCACAGGAGTTAGCTGAGAAGGCCCTAGGGAAGCACAAGGAGAGAATAGGGCACAGGTATATTGAAGTGTTCAAGAGCAGTCAGGAAGAAGTTAGGTCATACTCGGATCCCCCTCTGAAGTTCATGTCTGTACAGCGGCCAGGGCCCTATGACCGCCCTGGCACGGCCAGGAGGTATATTGGCATTGTCAAGCAAGCAGGCCTGGAGAGGATGAGGTCTGGTGCTTATAGTGCAGGCTATGGGGGCTATGAGGAGTACAGCGGCCTCAGCGATGGCTACGGCTTCACCACTGATCTGTTTGGGAGAGACCTCAGTTACTGTCTCTCAGGCATGTATGACCACAGATACGGAGACGGCGAGTTCACTGTCCAGAGTACCACTGGACACTGTGTCCACATGAGAGGGCTACCATACAAAGCCACAGAGAACGACATTTACAACTTCTTCTCTCCACTCAACCCTGTGAGAGTCCATATTGAGATTGGCCCTGATGGAAGAGTGACGGGCGAAGCCGATGTTGAGTTTGCCACTCACGAAGAAGCTGTTGCAGCAATGTCCAAAGACCGGGCCAACATGCAACACAGATACATAGAACTTTTCCTGAATTCCACAACTGGGGCCAGCAATGGGGCGTACAGCAGCCAGATGATGCAAGGCATGGGGGTGTCGGCCCAGTCCACTTACAGTGGCCTCGAGAGCCAGTCTGTGAGTGGCTGTTATGGGGCTGGCTATGGAGGCCAGAACAGCATGGGTGGATATGACTAG